Proteins from a single region of Rhea pennata isolate bPtePen1 chromosome 6, bPtePen1.pri, whole genome shotgun sequence:
- the INSIG2 gene encoding insulin-induced gene 2 protein isoform X1 — protein sequence MAENDAMPTLPKKCGPYISSVTSHGMNLVIRGIVLFFIGVFLALVLNLLQIQRNVTLFPPDVITSIFSSAWWVPPCCGTASAAIGLLYPCMDRHLGEPHKFKREWSSVMRCVAVFVGINHASAKVDFANNIQLSLTLAALSIGLWWTFDRSRSGFGLGIGIAFLATLVSQLLVYNGVYQYTSPDFLYVRSWLPCIFFAGGITMGNIGRQLAMYECKVIAEKSHED from the exons ATGGCAGAAAATGATGCAATGCCAACCTTACCAAAAAAGTGTGGTCCATACATTTCATCAGTAACCAGTCATGGCATGAATTTGGTAATTCGTGGAATAGTGCTGTTTTTTATTGGCGTATTCCTTGCATTAGTATTAAACTTGCTTCAGATCCAGAGAAATGTTACTCTCTTCCCCCCTGATGTGATCACAAGCATCTTCTCCTCAGCTTGGTGGGTACCACCTTGCTGTGGCACAGCTTCAG CTGCGATTGGGTTATTGTACCCATGCATGGACAGACATCTGGGAGAACCACATAAATTTAAGAGAGAATGGTCCAGTGTAATGCGATGTGTAGCAGTCTTTGTGGGTATAAATCATGCCAGTGCT AAAGTGGACTTTGCCAATAATATCCAGTTGTCTCTCACATTAGCAGCCCTATCAATTGGGCTGTGGTGGACATTTGATAGATCACGAAGTGGCTTTGGTCTTGGAATAGGAATTGCTTTCCTGGCTACACTGGTGTCACAGCTTCTGGTCTACAATGGAGTTTATCA ATACACATCTCCAGATTTCCTTTATGTTCGTTCCTGGCTGCCGTGTATATTTTTTGCTGGTGGAATAACTATGGGCAATATTGGCAGGCAACTGGCAATG tatgaaTGCAAAGTCATTGCAGAGAAGTCTCACGAGGACTGA
- the INSIG2 gene encoding insulin-induced gene 2 protein isoform X2 produces the protein MDRHLGEPHKFKREWSSVMRCVAVFVGINHASAKVDFANNIQLSLTLAALSIGLWWTFDRSRSGFGLGIGIAFLATLVSQLLVYNGVYQYTSPDFLYVRSWLPCIFFAGGITMGNIGRQLAMYECKVIAEKSHED, from the exons ATGGACAGACATCTGGGAGAACCACATAAATTTAAGAGAGAATGGTCCAGTGTAATGCGATGTGTAGCAGTCTTTGTGGGTATAAATCATGCCAGTGCT AAAGTGGACTTTGCCAATAATATCCAGTTGTCTCTCACATTAGCAGCCCTATCAATTGGGCTGTGGTGGACATTTGATAGATCACGAAGTGGCTTTGGTCTTGGAATAGGAATTGCTTTCCTGGCTACACTGGTGTCACAGCTTCTGGTCTACAATGGAGTTTATCA ATACACATCTCCAGATTTCCTTTATGTTCGTTCCTGGCTGCCGTGTATATTTTTTGCTGGTGGAATAACTATGGGCAATATTGGCAGGCAACTGGCAATG tatgaaTGCAAAGTCATTGCAGAGAAGTCTCACGAGGACTGA